In Mercurialis annua linkage group LG5, ddMerAnnu1.2, whole genome shotgun sequence, a single genomic region encodes these proteins:
- the LOC130015536 gene encoding uncharacterized protein LOC130015536, translating into MENIPVFIHYNGEWNQSMDYINFDVTGMVLPDECDYISLLQKLNNQLESNQRATEIEVKYQVKNEYPPLKIQDNVTLFFYKELKKQDGDCTKYPLCISFAKSQRDVNFFDSTLLLTNTQIRSIHTAAASSSKTTSEMMSFNGEADGSISEAVLCANYSSNDFDGEDEEIESKFDDANVISNRKHPEIDQGQIYKDKETLSTVMSFYAIKNHFQYKVKKSCRRQFFLDCWDERCDWKLRASRKRNTSMFMIRKLNNVHICPLESRTSNQRQATSAIIGECIKSKFLSLKTVYTPGDILRDMKEDYGVNINYTKAYRSKEMALEKIRGRADDSFGKLPSYLYLLQIANPGSFMRLQTTEDNNFLYVFMALDASIKGWTSCMPLVAVDGTFLKSAYGGTLLSASTQDGNGKIFPLAFSVADSENNESWEWFIQNLREAFGLREGMCIISDRHESIKNAIGKVYPEVSHGICTFHLYNNLKTNFRKKSKDFRKTFFKAARAYTKDKFEFYMAEIDEMDARIRPYLEKVGYPKWARAHITNNRHLMMTTNVAESLNAKIRGARELPITPLLEYLRALVQEWTYTNRFSAMSTFTSVSKRAENMLHENYIDSLKMKVSKSTDQLSTVYEHDLIFTVDLKEKTCTCRRFQMDKLPCPHAMALLKELHQEPYRYCSEYFGKEMMLKTYEGIVYPVDNQNLPSIPTNVTEKIVLPPHGKTKSGRPKKRRIKGPCESTNQNKCSSFMVAHEQLFGSSIN; encoded by the exons ATGGAAAATATTCCAGTATTCATTCATTATAATGGAGAGTGGAATCAGAGTATGGACTACATCAATTTTGATGTTACTGGAATGGTTTTGCCGGATGAATGTGACTACATCAGTTTACTACAGAAACTAAATAATCAACTGGAAAGCAACCAGAGAGCTACTGAAATAGAAGTCAAGTACCAAGTGAAGAACGAATATCCACCTTTGAAGATACAAGATAATGTTACTTTATTCTTTTACAAAGAGCTCAAAAAACAAGATGGAGATTGCACAAAGTATCCATTGTGCATATCATTTGCCAAAAGTCAAAGGGACGTCAACTTCTTTGATTCGACTTTATTATTGACTAATACCCAAATCAGAAGCATTCATACTGCTGCTGCCTCAAGCTCAAAAACTACGTCAGAAATGATGTCATTTAATGGAGAAGCAGACGGTAGCATTTCAGAGGCAGTCCTTTGCGCAAACTATTCGAGTAATGACTTTGATGGCGAGGACGAAGAGATAGAGAGCAAGTTTGATGATGCGAATGTGATATCGAATAGAAAacatccagaaattgatcaagGGCAGATTTACAAAGACAAAGAAACTTTGAGCACGGTTATGAGCTTCTACGCGATAAAGAATCACTTCCAATATAAGGTGAAGAAGTCATGTAGAAGACAGTTTTTCTTAGATTGTTGGGATGAGAGATGTGATTGGAAATTAAGAGcttcaagaaaaagaaacacaagCATGTTCATGATAAGGAAGTTGAACAATGTTCATATTTGCCCATTAGAATCAAGAACAAGCAACCAAAGGCAAGCAACATCAGCAATCATTGGAGAGTGCATTAAGTCAAAATTTCTGAgtttaaaaacagtttacacGCCGGGAGATATATTGAGGGACATGAAAGAAGACTACGGTGTAAACATCAACTATACTAAAGCTTATAGATCAAAGGAGATGGCTCTTGAAAAAATAAGAGGAAGAGCCGATGATTCATTTGGAAAGCTGCCGTCTTATTTATATCTCCTACAAATTGCAAATCCAGGATCATTTATGAGATTACAAACTACAGAAGACAACAACTTTCTCTACGTGTTCATGGCTTTAGATGCTTCAATAAAAGGGTGGACTTCGTGTATGCCTTTGGTAGCAGTTGATGGCACATTTCTAAAGTCAGCTTATGGTGGAACACTGCTCTCAGCAAGTACACAAGATGGAAACGGCAAAATTTTCCCCTTAGCGTTTTCAGTGGCAGATTCTGAAAATAATGAATCATGGGAATGgtttattcaaaatttaagagaGGCATTTGGATTGAGGGAGGGAATGTGTATTATTTCGGATCGGCATGAGAGCATCAAAAATGCAATTGGAAAGGTATATCCTGAAGTTAGCCATGGAATATGCACCTTTCATTTGTACAACAACCTCAAAACAAATTTCAGGAAGAAATCAAAAGATTTTAGAAAAACATTTTTCAAAGCAGCAAGGGCATACACTAaagataaatttgaattttacatGGCTGAAATTGATGAGATGGATGCGCGTATAAGGCCGTATCTAGAAAAAGTGGGGTATCCAAAATGGGCGAGGGCACATATTACAAACAATAGACATTTGATGATGACAACAAATGTGGCAGAATCTTTGAATGCAAAAATTAGAGGTGCAAGGGAATTACCAATAACACCTTTGTTAGAGTACCTACGAGCATTGGTTCAAGAATGGACATATACAAATAGGTTCTCAGCCATGTCAACCTTCACAAGCGTTTCAAAAAGAGCTGAAAACATGCTACATGAAAACTACATTGATTCGCTGAAAATGAAG GTATCAAAATCAACTGATCAACTAAGTACGGTTTATGAACATGACCTGATATTCACAGtagatttgaaagaaaaaacttGTACTTGTAGAAGATTTCAAATGGACAAACTTCCGTGTCCACATGCCATGGCGTTACTAAAAGAGCTACACCAAGAGCCTTATAGGTACTGTTCAGAATACTTTGGAAAAGAAATGATGTTAAAAACTTATGAAGGGATAGTATATCCAGTTGACAATCAAAACTTGCCTAGCATACCAACAAATGTTACAGAGAAAATAGTCCTGCCGCCACATGGAAAAACCAAGTCAGGAAGACCAAAGAAGAGGAGAATTAAAGGACCATGCGAATCTACAAATCAGAACAAATGCAGCAG CTTTATGGTAGCTCATGAGCAGCTTTTTGGTAGCTCAATAAACTAG
- the LOC126680564 gene encoding uncharacterized protein LOC126680564, producing MVLKSVSKHNKKVTPRKDEVSATRKDGNRAGLRSNSKKTLTDIDNQPKIWQYAIPVDEWFVAKVQTTLNHDPILKLKTKLNDVELDLFRKSPFGYFLDMPVFKVQTQVLHFLLLRLLNQPNANELWFNIGGVRLKFGIDEFALVTGLKCHGDISKLRFRNTSDGIFDKYFKDLSCFNKQALEDFFVTRRWSSPEDGVKIAILYFLDVFLFSSQNVKRVSIVNLNIIESSECNEFPWGLDCFNCGIDDLKDKLKGKSKQYEEEGKTPFYRLAVFIYALQCWFYECCPVAVNNLAILENGDAIPRILRWKVDNNPGVAELEKPFFSLSGKQMKLRKITPSVEEMKKLDLSHFFIKGKDKKKEVSENLSDSEDDKAEYQGGEASSSALPKKRLHLDHFEKELQTVVSSQNKIVEDLNCFKDYVTLQFTNLFKVLDSIKKSSNVIEEQTNLHNGASISDNGSDDKEEDISFKVINRNIVQPIVEKKNNLAEDDTAVENKKEVEQQDQTNLSQVDEAANEFDKVSSDEVEPEIVKAAECNIDKTLKDAQCNIDTILKDVECDIDEMDAATFDEIISSATIAVEKIKSQKKAMACSSSDNRNHPEIIAAAMCLDAFEIAENKGGCSNPNLEAVNVSNTLSSASNFENKGACSNRSLEAVGVVSKTLSSASNFENKGACSNRSLEAVGVVSKTLSSASNFENKGACSNRSLEAVGVVSKTLSSASNTECTSVHEHPSHVLAETVSESLPSNLNANLVHANLTAVVHDAAPVLNDIDASFDFCKQIEFDLWLGKGFKEKNRYKHYSPEDNEIAPPFEMYVDQISKKTWFSYLNYSGLPLSCSHIDVLFYFLREKQKSRPNVRCTTADNIFDRRMQSLYASYLSTSDAEKFLKGDALIFDYMRGKKILMGTPWSEVDDVLFPIHVGNSWHWILARLSFKDRCIYIYNSKKSPILNRTAAEVVMGYCVLIPRLLVMGNLLSSIKAIDLSSPAYVGKTKFEPFALSQVDGLPTQSDSDCGVFVAAFAEYIIEGRKVPLRISIENMRSRYCTLLYAHALSKQPPMEETNTQAAPIVEEGRGKRKKIKAEIKDIGAESKVEQGRGKRKIIKIENK from the exons ATGGTATTAAAGTCAGTGtctaaacataataaaaaagtcACACCAAGGAAAGATGAAGTCAGTGCGACAAGGAAAGATGGAAATCGTGCTGGTTTAAGAAGTAATTCGAAGAAAACACTTACTGATATTGATAATCAGCCTAAG atttggCAATATGCTATACCTGTTGATGAATGGTTTGTAGCAAAAGTGCAAACTACTTTAAATCATGATCccattttaaagttaaaaaccaaattgaatGATGTTGAgttagatttgtttagaaagAGTCCCTTTGGTTATTTTCTTGATATGCCAGTTTTTAAGGTTCAAACACAAGTTTTGCATTTCCTTTTATTGAGGTTGCTTAACCAACCGAATGCAAATGAATTGTGGTTTAATATTGGGGGAGTGAGACTGAAATTTGGGATTGATGAGTTTGCCTTAGTTACAGGTTTGAAATGTCATGGAGATATTAGTAAACTTAGGTTTAGAAACACATCTGATGGGATCTTTGACAAATATTTTAAGGACCTTAGTTGTTTTAATAAGCAAGCCTTAGAGGATTTTTTTGTCACTAGGAGATGGTCTAGTCCGGAAGATGGAGTTAAAATAGcaattttgtattttcttgATGTGTTTCTGTTTTCGTCTCAAAACGTAAAACGTGTTTCCATAGTCAACCTTAACATAATTGAGTCAAGTGAGTGCAATGAATTTCCATGGGGACTGGATTGTTTTAATTGTGGGATAGATGATTTAAAAGATAAGTTGAAAGGGAAAAGTAAGCAATATGAAGAAGAAGGTAAAACCCCGTTTTATCGGCTGGCTGTTTTCATTTATGCCTTGCAATGTTGGTTCTATGAATGTTGCCCTGTCGCGGTCAATAACCTTGCAATTTTGGAGAATGGTGATGCTATCCCGAGAATTTTGAGATGGAAAGTTGACAATAATCCTGGCGTTGCGGAATTAGAGAAGCCTTTCTTCTCTTTGAGTGGAAAACAG ATGAAGTTGAGGAAAATCACTCCTTCTGTTGAGGAGATGAAAAAGTTGGACTtatctcatttttttatcaagggAAAGGATAAGAAGAAGGAGGTGAGCGAGAATTTATCTGATTCAGAAGATGATAAAGCTGAGTATCAAGGTGGTGAGGCATCATCTTCAGCTTTACCAAAGAAAAGATTGCATCTTGATCATTTTGAGAAAGAGCTGCAGACGGTGGTTTcttctcaaaataaaattgtgGAAGATTTGAACTGCTTTAAAGATTATGTGACTCTTCAGTTTACTAATCTTTTTAAAGTTCTTGATTCAATCAAGAAGAGCTCAAATGTAATTGAAGAGCAGACAAACTTG CATAATGGAGCTTCAATTAGTGATAATGGGTCTGATGACAAGGAGGAGGATATATCGTTTAAG gtGATCAATCGCAATATTGTTCAACCTATTGTGGAAAAAAAGAACAATTTGGCGGAGGATGATACGGCAGTAGAGAATAAAAAGGAGGTTGAGCAACAAGATCAAACTAATTTATCTCAAGTTGATGAAGCAGCAAATGAGTTTGATAAAGTTTCTAGTGATGAAGTTGAGCCTGAAATCGTAAAGGCTGCAGAATGCAACATTGATAAGACGTTAAAGGATGCACAATGCAACATCGATACTATTTTAAAGGATGTAGAATGCGATATCGATGAAATGGATGCTGCCACTTTTGACGAAATTATTTCTTCTGCTACAATTGCAGTTgagaaaataaaatcacaaaag AAAGCTATGGCATGTTCATCTAGTGACAATAGAAATCATCCTGAAATTATCGCTGCAGCTATGTGTCTAGATGCTTTTGAG ATTGCTGAGAACAAGGGTGGTTGTTCAAATCCAAACCTTGAAGCTGTTAATGTTTCAAATACTTTATCATCTGCCTCg AATTTTGAGAACAAGGGTGCTTGTTCAAATCGAAGCCTTGAAGCTGTTGGTGTTGTTTCAAAGACTTTATCCTCTGCTTCg aattttgagAACAAGGGTGCTTGTTCAAATCGAAGCCTTGAAGCTGTTGGAGTTGTTTCAAAGACTTTATCCTCTGCTTCg aattttgagAACAAGGGTGCTTGTTCAAATCGAAGCCTTGAAGCTGTTGGTGTTGTTTCAAAGACTTTATCCTCTGCCTCG aATACTGAGTGCACGTCTGTTCATGAACATCCGAGTCATGTATTGGCTGAGACTGTTTCAGAGTCATTACCCTcaaatttg AACGCCAACCTCGTTCATGCAAATCTGACTGCTGTAGTACATGATGCTGCTCCGGTTTTAAATGATATTGATGCATCATTTGATTTTTGCAAGCAAATTGAGTTTGATTTATGGCTTGGAAAAGgatttaaagagaaaaacag gtacAAGCATTATTCTCCTGAGGACAATGAGATTGCACCTCCCTTTGAGATGTATGTTGATCAAATAAGCAAAAAAACATGGTTCTCTTATCTGAACTACAGTGGTCTGCCTTTATCATGTTCT cATATCGAcgtgttgttttattttttgagggAGAAGCAAAAGTCGAGGCCTAATGTGAGATGCACCACTGCTGACAATATCTTTGATAGACGCATGCAAAGTTTGTATGCTTCATATTTGTCGACTTCTGATGCTGAAAAGTTTTTGAAAGGGGACGCTTTGATTTTTGATTATATGCGGGGTAAGAAGATTCTTATGGGTACTCCTTGGAGTGAAGTTGACGACGTTTTATTTCCTATTCATGTGGGAAATAGTTGGCATTGGATATTGGCGCGTTTATCGTTCAAGGATAGGTGCATTTATATATACAACTCTAAAAAGTCACCTATTCTCAACCGAACGGCGGCTGAAGTGGTTATGGGGTATTGTGTCCTGATTCCAAGGTTGTTAGTCATGGGTAATTTACTATCGTCTATCAAAGCTATTGATTTGTCTTCTCCTGCTTATGTTGGGAAAACCAAATTTGAACCTTTTGCTTTGTCTCAAGTTGATGGCTTACCAACACAATCTGACAG TGATTGTGGTGTATTCGTGGCTGCATTTGCTGAGTATATCATCGAAGGGAGGAAGGTGCCTTTGCGTATCTCGATTGAAAATATGAGGTCTAGATATTGTACTTTGTTGTATGCTCACGCACTGTCAAAGCAACCACCAATGGAGGAAACCAATACTCAAGCTGCACCAATTGTAGAAGAAGGACGAGGGAAAAGGAAGAAGATCAAAGCAGAGATTAAAGACATTGGAGCTGAATCAAAGGTTGAACAAGGCAGGGGGAAAAGGAAGATTATCAAAATAGAGAATAAGtga